In one Brassica oleracea var. oleracea cultivar TO1000 chromosome C9, BOL, whole genome shotgun sequence genomic region, the following are encoded:
- the LOC106316931 gene encoding MYB-like transcription factor ETC3 isoform X2 translates to MDKHLRTKQAKTNPIVASSFSEEVSSLEWEAVNMNQEEEDLICRMHKLVGNRWELIAGRIPGRTAEEVERFWVMKKK, encoded by the exons ATGGATAAGCATCTTAGGACCAAGCAAGCCAAGACCAACCCTATTGTGGCTTCCTCCTTTTCTGAAG AAGTGAGTAGTCTTGAGTGGGAAGCTGTGAACATGAATCAAGAAGAAGAAGATTTGATCTGTAGAATGCATAAGCTTGTCGGCAACAG ATGGGAGTTGATAGCTGGGAGGATCCCAGGAAGAACTGCAGAAGAAGTTGAGAGGTTTTGGGTCATGAAGAAAAAATGA
- the LOC106316931 gene encoding MYB-like transcription factor ETC3 isoform X1, producing MDKHLRTKQAKTNPIVASSFSEGTEVSSLEWEAVNMNQEEEDLICRMHKLVGNRWELIAGRIPGRTAEEVERFWVMKKK from the exons ATGGATAAGCATCTTAGGACCAAGCAAGCCAAGACCAACCCTATTGTGGCTTCCTCCTTTTCTGAAG GAACAGAAGTGAGTAGTCTTGAGTGGGAAGCTGTGAACATGAATCAAGAAGAAGAAGATTTGATCTGTAGAATGCATAAGCTTGTCGGCAACAG ATGGGAGTTGATAGCTGGGAGGATCCCAGGAAGAACTGCAGAAGAAGTTGAGAGGTTTTGGGTCATGAAGAAAAAATGA
- the LOC106318108 gene encoding rhodanese-like domain-containing protein 4, chloroplastic, which produces MSSCRREKARHCFCVLFLQWNMMFDDTESTTFWCRRRRAGRTMEALRTASFSPIAVLSEKRSEPRRPFSLPTLFPPKPISQESFLRSFNGGLALLTSVLSGATAPAKSLTYEEALQQSVTSPSSFDSDGFIDGISTFVTDNPLVIAGGVAAFAVPFVLSRVLNKKPKSFGVESAKNAYTKLGTDETAQLLDIRAAADSRQVGSPNIKGLGKKTVSVVYNGEDKDGFLKKLSLKFKDPENTTLFILDKFDGNSELVAELVTLNGFKSAYAVKDGAEGPRGWLNSGLPWIEPKKTLSLDLSSLTDSISGVLGESADGVSVAIGVAAAAGLSALAFTEIETILQLLGSAALVQLAGKKLLFAEDRKQTLKQVDEFLNTKVAPKELVDELKDIGKALLPPSTSSKALPAPAPAAEAAATTTSVEKPEPEPEVEPAIKAAAPAQVNSEPVVEAATAQVTSEPAAEQVITEPSKTEEKPKSYSRPLSPYASYPDLKPPTSPTPSQP; this is translated from the exons ATGAGCTCTTGCCGCCGTGAGAAGGCTCGTCACTGTTTCTGTGTACTCTTCTTGCAATGGAATATGATG TTTGATGATACGGAGAGCACCACTTTTTGGTGTAGAAGAAGAAGAGCGGGGAGAACCATGGAAGCTCTTAGAACCGCTAGCTTTAGTCCTATAGCAGTTTTATCCGAGAAAAGATCGGAACCACGACGTCCCTTCTCGCTGCCTACCCTCTTTCCACCGAAACCAATCTCCCAAGAAAGCTTCCTCAGGAGCTTCAACGGCGGATTAGCTCTTCTAACCTCTGTTCTAAGCGGTGCCACAGCTCCTGCGAAGTCCCTGACCTACGAGGAAGCTCTGCAGCAGTCTGTGACCTCTCCTTCATCTTTTGACTCAGACGGCTTTATCGATGGTATATCAACTTTCGTCACGGACAACCCTCTGGTGATCGCCGGTGGAGTTGCTGCATTTGCCGTCCCCTTTGTTCTCTCTCGGGTTCTTAACAAGAAGCCTAAATCCTTTGGAGTTGAGTCTGCTAAGAATGCTTACACCAAGCTGGGCACTGATGAAACTGCTCAGCTGCTTGACATAAGAGCCGCTGCTGATTCCAGACAAGTGGGCAGTCCTAATATCAAGGGTCTAGGTAAAAAGACGGTTTCGGTTGTTTATAATGGAGAAGACAAGGACGGTTTCTTGAAGAAGCTTTCCTTGAAGTTTAAAGATCCTGAGAACACCACACTGTTCATTCTTGACAA GTTTGATGGAAACTCCGAACTTGTTGCTGAACTGGTGACCCTTAATGGATTCAAATCTGCGTACGCTGTTAAAGATGGTGCAGAGGGACCTAGAGGGTGGTTG AATAGCGGTTTGCCTTGGATAGAGCCAAAGAAGACTCTTAGTCTTGATTTGAGCAGTTTGACTGATAGTATCAGCGGTGTACTTGGC GAGAGTGCTGATGGTGTATCTGTTGCTATTGGAGTAGCTGCAGCTGCTGGATTAAGTGCTTTAGCATTTACAGAG ATTGAAACCATACTCCAACTACTAGGTTCAGCTGCACTTGTTCAGCTTGCAGGCAAGAAACTTCTATTTGCTGAG GACCGAAAGCAAACTCTAAAACAAGTGGATGAGTTCTTGAACACAAAGGTTGCACCTAAAGAACTTGTTGATGAATTGAAG GACATAGGAAAGGCTCTTCTTCCTCCATCAACAAGCAGCAAAGCTCTTCCTGCACCTGCACCTGCAGCAGAAGCAGCAGCTACAACCACCAGTGTGGAGAAACCAGAACCTGAGCCAGAGGTAGAGCCAGCAATCAAAGCAGCCGCCCCTGCACAAGTAAACTCAGAGCCGGTGGTGGAAGCCGCTACTGCACAAGTAACTTCAGAGCCAGCCGCTGAACAAGTAATCACAGAGCCAAGCAAAACAGAAGAGAAACCAAAATCTTATTCAAGACCTCTCTCACCATATGCATCG TACCCTGACTTGAAGCCTCCAACATCTCCAACACCATCGCAGCCCTGA
- the LOC106318107 gene encoding protein ROOT PRIMORDIUM DEFECTIVE 1 — protein sequence MDPKLLLSPHKPLFVSCNSPFNERPHLSIKSRFPAATSQFMGEALILGNKYTFRTPPPRRTLEPVRAAVKRRKELTFDNVVQRDKKLKLVLNIRKILVSQPDRTMSLRGLGKYRRDLGLKKRRRFIALLRKYPGVFEIVEEGAYSLRFKMTPEAERLYLEEMKIKNELEDVLVIKLRKLVMMSVDKRILLEKISHLRTDLGLPLEFRDTICQRYPQYFRVVPTPRGPALELTHWDPELAVSAAELSEDDKMAREEEERNLIIDRPAKFNRVKLPRGLNLSKSETRKICQFRDMAYISPYKDFSHLRSGTLEKEKHACGVIHELLSLTTEKRTLVDHLTHFREEFRFSQQLRGMIIRHPDLFYVSLKGERDSVFLREAYRNSELIDKDPLTLVKEKMRGLVSVPRFPRRGGPRKVNEEVDGSDATEGEEEEDSDGDDDDDEEWSDVDGYLEGADGGGDDDDEGDWTDEEGEDDVPPNFDDEDDDSVKIGLSPSSSPRKKKDLTPVFPDGTPREKW from the coding sequence ATGGATCCCAAGCTTCTCCTCTCTCCTCACAAACCCTTGTTCGTCTCTTGCAACTCCCCCTTCAACGAAAGACCTCACCTTTCTATCAAATCCCGTTTCCCCGCCGCAACCTCTCAGTTCATGGGTGAAGCCTTGATTCTGGGGAACAAGTATACGTTTAGAACCCCTCCTCCGAGGCGAACCCTCGAGCCAGTGAGAGCCGCCGTGAAGAGAAGGAAAGAGCTCACATTCGACAACGTCGTCCAACGAGACAAGAAACTCAAACTCGTCCTCAACATCAGGAAGATCCTCGTCAGCCAGCCCGACAGGACCATGTCTCTCAGAGGGTTAGGCAAGTACAGGAGAGACCTAGGTTTGAAGAAACGCCGCCGTTTCATAGCCCTCCTCAGAAAATACCCTGGCGTCTTTGAGATAGTCGAGGAAGGAGCTTACTCGCTCCGGTTCAAGATGACGCCTGAGGCCGAGAGGCTTTACCTCGAGGAGATGAAGATCAAGAACGAGCTTGAGGATGTTTTGGTTATCAAGCTGAGGAAGCTTGTGATGATGTCTGTTGATAAGAGGATACTTCTGGAGAAGATCTCTCATCTCAGGACTGATCTTGGGCTTCCTCTAGAGTTCAGGGACACGATTTGTCAGCGTTATCCTCAGTACTTCCGCGTGGTTCCGACACCTAGAGGGCCTGCTCTGGAGCTGACTCATTGGGATCCTGAGCTTGCTGTTTCGGCTGCTGAGTTATCTGAGGATGATAAAATGGCTAGAGAGGAGGAAGAGAGGAACTTGATTATCGATAGACCGGCTAAGTTCAATAGAGTAAAGCTTCCGAGGGGTTTGAATCTCTCGAAGAGTGAGACTAGGAAGATATGTCAGTTCCGCGACATGGCGTATATCTCTCCTTACAAGGACTTCTCTCACTTGAGGTCGGGGACGCTGGAGAAAGAGAAGCATGCTTGTGGGGTGATTCACGAGCTTTTGAGTTTGACGACCGAGAAGAGGACGTTGGTTGATCACTTGACTCATTTCCGTGAGGAGTTTAGATTCTCGCAGCAGCTGAGAGGGATGATTATAAGACACCCTGATCTGTTCTATGTGTCTTTGAAAGGGGAGAGGGATTCTGTTTTCTTGAGGGAGGCTTACAGGAACTCTGAGTTGATAGATAAAGATCCTTTGACTCTCGTGAAGGAGAAGATGCGGGGGCTTGTCTCTGTACCGAGGTTTCCTAGAAGAGGAGGACCAAGGAAAGTTAACGAAGAGGTTGATGGAAGCGATGCAACAGAGGGTGAGGAGGAAGAAGATAGTGATGGTGATGATGATGATGATGAAGAATGGTCTGATGTGGATGGTTACTTGGAAGGTGCGGATGGTGGTGGAGATGATGATGATGAAGGTGACTGGACTGATGAAGAAGGAGAAGATGATGTGCCTCCTAACTTTGATGATGAAGATGATGATAGTGTGAAGATTGGGTTGAGTCCTTCAAGTAGTCCTAGAAAGAAGAAGGATCTCACTCCAGTGTTCCCTGATGGTACTCCGAGAGAAAAGTGGTAG